A window of Candidatus Bathyarchaeota archaeon genomic DNA:
ATGCTTAAAACTCATAAGTTTGCGAAACTAGTTTAGATGCTGAGGTGATTTGTTGTGACTTGTTATTTTAGGCATCTTAAGCGGGTTTTCGAGAAAGTGGGGATGGAAGTCACTAAAGAGAATAAATTAGAGATTGACAAAGTCATCCACGGCATTGTACGTGTAGAGTATAAGAGTTGTCCGGCTGCTTGGAAAGAGGTAAAGAAGAGACTTGTAGAAGGTGAAGAAAATTTTATTTCTGAGTTGAAGGAAGCACTGGCTAAACGTGGACAGGTTTTTTATGCGAATACAGAAGAAGACTTGATCTGATATGTCATTTCGCTTACGCTGTTGAAATTGAGAATTTTGTTCCATGGAAAAAGTATCTTTTGGATTTTCGCTTCTTTGAACCCTATTCTTTTGTAAAATCCTTTGGCTTTCTGGTTTGTATCCACCACGAATAACTTGATTTGTTCATAACCTCTTGAACGTGCGAAATCAATTACGAAGTTAATAAGGCGAGTTCCTATTCTTTTTCCGCGCATGTTTTTAGCTACTACTAACGCGTCCACTAATAATTCCCTTTCTTCAACTTTGTTGTAAAAGATCCAACCTAAAAAGACCACTCTGAAAATCCCAAGTTTTAATTCTTGCAATAGTTGCCAAAAACCTATGTCAATGAACTCTTTCTCCTTAAATTTTAATCCTCCAATTC
This region includes:
- a CDS encoding GNAT family N-acetyltransferase; translated protein: MELEITFGVPENQRVRVAEIIYGAFEDKFKNIFGPKKSIPLISKYLRNDRTVVAVNEGVIVGIGGLKFKEKEFIDIGFWQLLQELKLGIFRVVFLGWIFYNKVEERELLVDALVVAKNMRGKRIGTRLINFVIDFARSRGYEQIKLFVVDTNQKAKGFYKRIGFKEAKIQKILFPWNKILNFNSVSEMTYQIKSSSVFA